The following are encoded in a window of Chionomys nivalis chromosome X, mChiNiv1.1, whole genome shotgun sequence genomic DNA:
- the Pbdc1 gene encoding protein PBDC1: MDAASESEEPVCGEVVSVAHALSLPAESYGNDPDIEMAWAIRAMQHAEVYYKLISSVDPQFLKLTKVDDQIYSEFRENFEKLRVDVLDPEELKSESAKEKWRPFCLKFEGIVEDYNYGTLLRLDCSQGYTEENTIFAPRIQFFAIEIARNREGYNKAVSDSVQDKEAEKGTNNEEEEDEKGADSGGEKEEGVNTEN; encoded by the exons ATGGATGCTGCAAGCGAAAGCGAAGAGCCG gttTGTGGGGAAGTGGTGTCCGTGGCCCATGCTCTTTCCCTCCCAGCCGAGTCGTATGGCAATGAC CCTGATATTGAGATGGCTTGGGCCATTCGAGCAATGCAGCATGCCGAAGTCTATTACAAA CTGATTTCATCAGTTGACCCACAGTTCCTGAAACTCACCAAAGTAGATGACCAAATCTACTCTGAGTTCCGTGAAAATTTTGAGAAGCTCAGAGTAGATGTATTGGACCCAGAAGAACTCAAATCAGAATCAGCTAAAGAG AAATGGAGGCCATTCTGCTTAAAATTTGAAGGTATCGTGGAAGACTACAACTATGGTACTTTGTTGCGACTCGATTGTTCTCAGGGCTATACTGAAGAGAACACCATCTTTG CACCCAGGATTCAATTTTTTGCAATTGAAATTGCTCGGAACCGGGAAGGCTATAACAAAGCAGTTTCCGACAGTGTTCaggacaaagaagcagagaaaggaactaacaatgaagaagaggaagatgagaaaggaGCTGATagtggaggagaaaaagaggaaggagtcaacacagaaaattaa